The genome window CGCCGGTATCCTCGCAATACCCGTATTCGCCGTTCTCGATCCGCCGCAGCGCCGAGTCGATCTTGGCCACCAGCTTGCGCTGCCGGTCCCGGGTGCGCAGTTCCAGCGCCCGGTCGGTCTCTTCGCTGGCACGGTCGGCGACATCGGGGATGTTGCGGGTGCCGTCCTGAAGCGCCTCGATCGTGTCGCGGCTGTCGGACAGAAGATCCTCGCGCCACTGGATCAATTTGCGACGGAAGTATTCCGTCTGGCGCTCATTCATGAAGGGCTCGTCTTCGGCCGGGCGATAATCGTCGTCCAGAAAAGCTTCCTGCTTCATAAGTGCTCCCTCGGGCTGTGCTTTTTTATCGCTCTCACGAGTCTGTTGCATCGAACGCTCCATTGGGGGTCCATCTACACCCGACAGCCCCCCTTGTCACTGTCTTTTAATGCGTTCAGGTTGGAATTGAACACGCCGTGATCACAATCTCC of Oceanicola sp. 502str15 contains these proteins:
- the dksA gene encoding RNA polymerase-binding protein DksA, with product MKQEAFLDDDYRPAEDEPFMNERQTEYFRRKLIQWREDLLSDSRDTIEALQDGTRNIPDVADRASEETDRALELRTRDRQRKLVAKIDSALRRIENGEYGYCEDTGEPISLKRLDARPIATLSLEAQERHERREKVHRDD